From a region of the Bradyrhizobium guangdongense genome:
- the rpe gene encoding ribulose-phosphate 3-epimerase has product MTRDIVIAPSILAANFARLGEEVAAIDAAGADWIHCDVMDGHFVPNISFGADVIKAVRPFTTKTFDVHLMIAPVDAYLEGFAKAGADIITIHAEAGPHLDSSLQAIRALGKKAGVSLCPSTPEGTIEYVLDRLDLVLVMTVNPGFGGQAFLECQIPKIRRIRAMIGDRPIRLQVDGGITCHNAAAVVEAGADTLVAGSALFGGNIAAEYATNIAGLRMATRVGRSPS; this is encoded by the coding sequence ATGACCAGGGATATCGTCATTGCTCCCTCGATCCTGGCGGCGAATTTCGCGCGTCTCGGCGAGGAGGTCGCGGCGATCGACGCAGCCGGCGCTGACTGGATCCATTGCGATGTCATGGACGGGCACTTCGTGCCGAACATCAGTTTCGGTGCGGACGTGATAAAGGCGGTGAGGCCGTTCACCACGAAGACGTTTGACGTTCACCTCATGATAGCGCCCGTCGACGCTTATCTTGAAGGCTTTGCCAAAGCCGGTGCCGACATCATCACGATTCATGCGGAAGCCGGTCCACATCTCGATAGTTCGCTGCAGGCTATTCGCGCGCTCGGCAAGAAAGCGGGCGTAAGCCTGTGTCCGTCGACGCCGGAGGGTACAATCGAATATGTGCTCGATAGGTTGGATCTGGTGCTTGTCATGACCGTCAATCCGGGCTTCGGTGGCCAGGCGTTTTTGGAGTGCCAGATCCCCAAGATCAGGCGCATTCGCGCCATGATCGGCGATCGCCCGATCCGCCTTCAGGTCGATGGTGGTATCACGTGCCACAATGCTGCCGCCGTCGTGGAGGCTGGGGCCGACACGTTGGTGGCGGGTTCAGCCCTGTTTGGCGGCAATATCGCTGCCGAGTACGCCACCAATATCGCGGGCCTACGAATGGCAACTAGGGTTGGCCGGTCCCCGAGTTAG